The Dama dama isolate Ldn47 chromosome 23, ASM3311817v1, whole genome shotgun sequence genome contains a region encoding:
- the LOC133045150 gene encoding elafin-like has translation MKTRSFLVQIVVLLVLGTLVAKADVITSSPKSQGIKKGNVEVNGKGPINGQSPVKGQDPVKSQDPVKGQGPVKGQDPVKGQDVIVGQERARLPFKRGTCPRVLIRCALWNPRNKCLIDAQCPGAKKCCEGFCGKTCMDPR, from the exons ATGAAGACCAGAAGCTTCTTGGTCCAGATTGTGGTCCTTCTTGTCCTTGGGACGCTGGTGGCAAAGGCAGATGTCATAACAA GTAGTCCGAAAAGTCAAGGCATTAAGAAAGGAAATGTTGAAGTCAATGGAAAGGGTCCAATCAATGGTCAATCGCCTGTAAAAGGACAAGACCCAGTGAAAAGTCAAGATCCAGTGAAAGGTCAAGGTCCAGTGAAAGGTCAAGATCCAGTCAAAGGACAAGATGTAATTGTAGGACAAGAACGAGCCAGACTTCCATTCAAGCGTGGCACTTGCCCCAGGGTTCTGATCCGGTGCGCCTTGTGGAATCCCCGTAACAAGTGTCTGATAGATGCTCAGTGCCCAGGGGCCAAGAAGTGCTGTGAAGGCTTTTGTGGGAAGACCTGTATGGATCCCCGGTGA